The Fusarium oxysporum f. sp. lycopersici 4287 chromosome 1, whole genome shotgun sequence DNA segment CTCTTCAGTACCTCGCTCCTTTCACTGGTGCCTCCATCGGTAAGTTTTTGGCTCCTTCCCTCCCGGGTTACAGGAACATTTTCCAGTCGAACATCCAGCACGCACGCATGCAACAGATTCACATCAGCATGTTATGAATCCCCAGATGTCTTGTTCTCTTCAGCGTCGACTTGTTTTTCTTCAATGCTTATGAAACTCCATTACTGACCTGAAATTTAGGTGAGTGGTTCCGTGATAACGGCAAGCACTCTCTCGTCATCTACGACGATCTTTCTAAGCAGGCTGTCGCTTACCGACAGATGTCTCTGCTTCTCCGACGTCCCCCTGGTCGTGAGGCTTACCCCGGTGACGTTTTCTACCTGCACTCTCGTCTGCTCGAGCGTGCCGCCAAGATGAACGACAAGCTTGGTGGTGGTTCCATGACTGCCCTTCCCGTCATTGAGACCCAGGGTGGTGATGTCTCTGCCTACATTCCTACCAACGTCATTTCCATCACTGATGGCCAGATCTTCTTGGAGGCTGAGCTGTTCTACAAGGGTGTCCGACCTGCCATCAACGTCGGTCTTTCCGTCTCTCGTGTCGGTTCCGCTGCCCAGCTCAAGGCCATGAAGCAGGTCGCTGGTTCCCTGAAGCTTTTCTTGGCCCAGTACCGTGAGGTTGCTGCCTTCGCCCAGTTCGGTTCCGATCTCGATGCCGCTACCAAGCAGACCCTCAACCGTGGTGAGCGTGTAAGTTGAATACTTCTCCGCACAACAAGACAAGGACGAAACTAATCATTTCCCAGCTTACTGAGCTACTTAAGCAAAGACAATACAGCCCAATGTTTGCATGCCCGTCTTCTCAGCTGTGTTCTGATACTAATTTTTCGATAGGGCTGTTAACGAGATGGTTCCTCTCATCTTCGCTGGTGTCAACGGTCACCTCGACACCGTCCCCGTCAACAAGATTCTCCAGTGGGAGTCTGACTTCCTTGCTCACCTCAAGACCAACGAGTCTGAGCTCCTTGCCACCATTGACAAGGAGGGTGCTATCTCCAAGGACACCGAGGCCAAGCTCCGTGACGTCACCCAGTCCTTCGTCAAGAGCTTCCTCGGTTAAATATAATCAAAAGCAACTTACGCGGAGAATAACGGGGGCCTTTGGGGATGTCGCTGTCTATACCGAATATTTGTTGTCGCTTTTCTCTCTTGAGGCGGAGGGAACATGTCGAGGGGTCGCGCCTGAATGGAGCGACGGGAATGAGATGAGGGAGATTCTCCTGTAGCATCTTCACATGTAAAATAGAGCTTAAAACTCAATCAATGTCCTCTATTCTTTTTGTTCTCCAAATTTGCAAGCTAATCATGTCTACACGAACCCTCATACGTGGACCTGAAACCCAAATTGATGCGGAAATGAATCTTGAATCGTCATGTGATAGCAAACTTTGACCCAACCAATCCTCGGGTTACAGGGAGACTTAATATGTTTCTGTTGATCTGTGTAAGAGTGAGTTTTCTGTTTGCTATCCCCAGACTCTCCAATCAGTCAACTCAACAGATTCTCTTCCCTGGGTCCAGTCTACCAATTCTAGGGACATAATGTCATGCAACCCAGGCAACCGTTCCGCAGGCTACCAAAACCGGTTTGCTTGGGAGGCACAACATCCAAAAATATATAGCCAGTCAACATTACTAATGCAGACAACCGTAAAATAAGAGTAAAATAAGAGTAAAATAAGAGTAAAATAAGAGTAAAATGAGAGTAAAATAAGTTCAAAATTACTGGCCAAAGCTACAACTCGATGAGCTGAACGGTCTTTCCAGTTTCGCATTCATCCGCCAGCGGGTAGGCACAGGATGATACTTGGTTTGAAGCGCCAATTTTTATCCCTTAGTTGAAATATTCCGGCGTTAACTTCTGTTTTTACAAGGTAATAATGGGTAGCCAGCGCAAGACTAAGTTGAACTGTCTTACCAGTTCTGCACTCATCCGCGAGTAGCGCAGCGCAAAGTGGCGATTCCAGAGTGGTTGAAATCCAGTTGGCCTGTGATAGCTGATGTTAGCAACGAAACTCCGGTATTGAGAATTGATACTGGTTGGGGACcgttgaggagaaggctaCTTGGGATGCGTTGGAAGACGGAGTACAGGAAAAGTGATGCAGTGCGTTGAGTTTTGTGCGAGTTGCCTGGATTGCGTTGATGGCGCTGCCGGGAAGATGCCCAACAGCGATATACATTTCGTCGGGCAGTGTGAGTATGTTGTAGCCAACTATGCGCGTAAAACCAAAACCGTCGGGATGCGGAGTTTATGTCCAAGCTAAAGCTAAAATTACCGGTTGGCTCTGATTTGATGGGATATTAACCTTGACTGGGTTCCCCGCAAACGAATATCATATGATCTTAATTGTGTCACTGATCTCGAAGCCGAAATTCACGTGAGCAACATAAGCGCTGACACAGCACACTTCTTTGAATGCTATTGGTAACGCTGAAGTTGAACTTACTGCCGTGATGCCCTCATACTCTAATGTCCCCGAGCCTGGTCCACCGTTTAGGCCTGATATGCTAACACAACGATCACTCAAGCGCTGATTCCTCGAATGAGGCAGTTTGTGGAGTTTGCAGGATGTTCACTTCACCTAATAGGGCGTGCCAGTTTGCGGCTCCTGGGTCCcaaaaaagagagagaaaaaaaaaaggggaggggggaggggggggggggagggAGTCTGGCATCATGTTTCTCTTCGCCATATATCACAAAAGACCAATTATTCCTCTGGTAAGCAGCCAAAATGGATAGCAGAAAAGTCGAGACAGTTAGATATAGTGAAGCATTGCTGTACTAAAGAAGTCAAGTTAGCAATACTCCTGGACGGTTGACATGGATGGTAGTAGGCGATTTTACCCGTCAGTTTTGCGATGTTTATTTTATCGTATTTAGAGCATTGCTATATGTTTATGTTCTTACCTGACCAGTCCAGGCGTGGGCCCTTGGTGTCCCGGGAAGATATACTTTGTTAGAAGATTTAAGACAACTTTAGTTATGACAAGGATATTTCTAACCTCCGTTCTTATG contains these protein-coding regions:
- a CDS encoding ATP synthase subunit alpha, mitochondrial, with protein sequence MFRNALRQSTRAVGAVSAAGRVAAVRNAAPASINAARFYASDAKATPTEVSSILEQRIRGVQEESGLAETGRVLSVGDGIARVHGMANVQAEELVEFASGVKGMCMNLEAGQVGVVLFGSDRLVKEGETVKRTGEIVDVPVGPEMLGRVVDALGNPIDGKGPINTKEKRRAQLKAPGILPRKSVNEPVQTGLKSIDAMVPIGRGQRELIIGDRQTGKTAVGLDTILNQKRWNDGQDEKKKLYCIYVAVGQKRSTVAQLVKTLEENDAMKYSIVVAATASEAAPLQYLAPFTGASIGEWFRDNGKHSLVIYDDLSKQAVAYRQMSLLLRRPPGREAYPGDVFYLHSRLLERAAKMNDKLGGGSMTALPVIETQGGDVSAYIPTNVISITDGQIFLEAELFYKGVRPAINVGLSVSRVGSAAQLKAMKQVAGSLKLFLAQYREVAAFAQFGSDLDAATKQTLNRGERLTELLKQRQYSPMFACPSSQLCSDTNFSIGLLTRWFLSSSLVSTVTSTPSPSTRFSSGSLTSLLTSRPTSLSSLPPLTRRVLSPRTPRPSSVTSPSPSSRASSVKYNQKQLTRRITGAFGDVAVYTEYLLSLFSLEAEGTCRGVAPEWSDGNEMREILL
- a CDS encoding hypothetical protein (At least one base has a quality score < 10); this translates as MYIAVGHLPGSAINAIQATRTKLNALHHFSCTPSSNASQANWISTTLESPLCAALLADECRTGKTVQLSLALATHYYLVKTEVNAGIFQLRDKNWRFKPSIILCLPAGG